The DNA sequence GGTCCTTCGATATCGACTTTGACCACCGGCTCCGGTCCCAGAGAACGCGTAATCACATTGCGTGGCTCATTCAGGTAAACCTCTTCCGGCTTCATACGTCCCTGGCGAATCAGCTCCCACTGCAGACTGTGATCGAAGGTCAGCTGATCGATCCGATTCTCGCGGACGCGATAGACCCGGCTGTCGCCGACATGACCGATCACGGCCCCTTCGGGACAGAGGCAGAGCGTGCTGCAGGTCGTTCCCATCCGCATGAATTCGCGGTTGGCCATCCCCCGTTCATGAATTGCCTGATTGGCAATTTCGACGGCGGTTTTCAGAGATTTGGCAACAGGGCCCGGCTTGTTTTTGAAGAAGGTATGCGGAACGGTTTCAGAGGCAATCTTGCTGGCCAGTTCGCCAACAGCATGCCCCCCCATTCCATCGGCGACCAGAAAGAAATGCCCATGGTCCCGCCAGCTTTCCTGATCTTTACAGATCCGGACGGAAATGGAGTCTTCATTATTCCGTCGTCGAAAGCCAACATCACTCTGCGATGCGAACTGAACCGGATGTTCCCAACGCATTGAACCCCCTCAAAACAAGCCACTACGGTGCAAAGATACTTTACTATTCCATATCTTGGTGAGAATGCAAATCAAACACCAGTGCACACTTTGCGAATTCTAAGTTTTTACTGAAAACCCGCATAATTGTCCTGATTTCCCGACAGAATTCAGCTTGCCACTCTCTGCATATCTTTGTCTGGAAATCAGCTTGCTGCCGCTGATCAGCGGGCGTCCGGCATCGTTTTTCCGGTCAGATTATAAACGTAGGCCATGATCTCGACAAAGACCTCGTACAGCTCGAAAGGAATTTCCTCGCCGGCTTTCACATCGCGATACATCTGTCGCGCCAGCGGCTTCCGTTCGATGATCGGAATCCCATGTTCATTGGCGATCTTCCGGATCTGCAAAGCGATCTCCCCTGCCCCTTTGGCCACAACAACCGGTGCCGGCATTTTCTCCGGATCGTACTTGATGGCAATCGAAATATGGGTCGGGTTGGTGATCACGACATCGGAAGTCGCGACCTGGGAGAGTTCCTGCGAGAGAGCCAGTTTGCGATGTGCTTCGCGGCGTCTCTGGCGGATCAGCGGATCCCCGTCCATCGACTTCATCTCTTCGCGGACTTCCTGCTTGCTCATCATCAGGTCTTTTTCATGCTTCCATTTCTGAAAGGCAAAATCCAGACCTCCCAGGATAATCAGCGCCAGTGCCAGCAGGATGCCCAGCTCGATCGAGGAATTAAAAATGTCGCGCATGATGGTCTCGGGAGGTGCCCCCATCAACGCGAGAAAATTCGGGAACACCAGGTAGCTGAACCAGACCGCGATCAGCACCAGCAGTGTAATTTTTCCCAGGCTGACTCCCAGCTTGACCAGTCCGCGAATCGAAACAATCCGCTTGGCCCCTTCAATCGGGTTCAAACGTTCCCATTTGATCTGCAGGACATCCGGGGTCATCATGAATCCGACCTGCACGATATTCAGGATGACGGCAGCAATAAACAGAATCAGCATCGTCAAAGCAGATCCCTGCAGAAACTGTTTAATGATCGCCTGCACGCGTTCCATGATGACCGCGGTATCGACGCGCAGCCAGACCGGGCTGGTCAGCGTCGCTTCCATCAGATTCTTCATGTCGTGGCTCAGACTGACCGCAAAGAAGTAGAGCACACCCGCGGTCGCCAGCATCATCCCCGCCGCATTCAGGTCGGTACTTTTCGCAATGTTCCCCTTCTCGCGGGCCTCATTGCGCCGGCGATCCGTCGGGTCTTCTGTTTTTTCTCCGGTATCATTCTCTGCCATGCTGAATGAATCTCAATTCGAACTACATCACGGTACTGCGGCTGATCTGATCGATGGCACTGGGGATCGATTCGACCACAATGTCAGCGGCTCCAGACAGGGTGAAGATCAGGACGACCAGACTGACAATCGCACGAATCGGAAAGCCGATCACCAGCACATTGATCTGGGGAACCGTATGTCCCAGGTATCCCATCGCCAGCGAAATCAGGGCACTGATCGCCAGCAGGGGCGCGGCGACTTTTATCGAAAGCACCAGCGACTGATGCATCAGGGACTGCAACAGATCCAGCGTATTGGTTGAGACAATCCCCTCGCCGACGGGAAAGATCTGGAACGTATCGATCAACGCCGAAAGCATCAGCAGATGACCATTGATCGGCTCCATCAGCAGAAAGACCGCGATCCCCACATAATACAGGTACTGGCCACTCAACGACGCGTTCATGTCGAAGCCGGGATTGAAGACTTCCCCCAACGCCATCCCCGCCTGCTGATCAATCATCTGACCGGCCATCTGCAGACTTAACAGAATCAGAAACACTCCCAGCCCCAAGGCAAACCCCAGCGTCAACTCGCCCAGAATCGACCAGGCATAATCCAACAGAGACGCCGGCATATGCGTGACGAAGCGGTAATCGTTGACTGTCAGCTCCCGTTCTCCCTGGCGACCACTGCTGACGAGCAGCTCCTCAAAGCGTTTCTGCAGATGCGCGGGGACTTCATCCTGACTGAGGCGGTGATCCTGATTGGCGTCCAGCTGATAGAAACCAACGGTAACCTGTTCGTGCAGTGTCGGCGTGATCAGAATCGACAGGCACACTATTAACAGTACCCGGATATTTGTTGGAAAAATCGGCTGGCCGAAGACCGGGCCGATAATCATCAGGCCGCTGATTCGAACCAGTACCAGTGTGAAGGCGTAGAACTGCAGCATCGCCCATTGCAGAATCTGACCAGGCGCCAGCTGCAGAATGGGATTCAACAGATATTGATCGAGCAGTGCGCTCACGGCCTTCTCTTTACTACTTCAGGTTTCGAGGTCGGCTTCAGAGCCGCGACGGAATATTGGTGATCAGACTGGTGCTATACTCCATCATCAGGGCAGTGATCCAGGGCAATGTATACAGAATCGCCAGCACCATCATGATGATTTTAGGCACGAAACTGATGGTCTGATCCTGAATCTGGGTCACCGCCTGGCCAATACTGATCACCAGACCGACCACGACTGCAGTCAGCATGACCGGGCCGCTGACTTCCAGCATGATCAGCAGTCCTTCTCGCCCCAGATCCACAACGGTTGACGTATCCATAAACTCACACCTGTGTTTTCACGCAATTCCGGGCGCAACGGGAGCGCCGGGATTTATCCTACGGCCCTGATACTCTCCAGCAGCATGCCTACTGTCAGCAACCAGCCATCAATCAAGACAAATAACAGAATTTTAAACGGTAACGAGATCAACACCGGGGGCAACATCATCATCCCCATGCTGATCAGAATCGAACTGATCACCATGTCGATCACAATAAAAGGCAGATACAGCTGGAAGCCGATCAGAAACGCGGTTTTGACTTCGCTCAACATGTAGGCTGGCAGCAGCACACTCAATGGGACTTCGTCGTAGTCGCTGGGTGCTTTATATTCCGCGGCGCCGGGAGAACCGGGCAACGGTCGCTGGTAGTCGAGAAACATCCAGACCGTATCACTGTTACCCGTGAGTTCGATCTGATCGCTCATGAACTTTCGCAGGGGAGCAACCGTCTTTTCAAATGCGTCTTCCAGCGATACAGGAGCCTGTTGCGTCTGGTTCGTATAGGGGACGATTCCCTCCTCATAGGCTTTCTCCCAGATGGGAGCCATCACCATGAAGGTCAGAAACAGACTCAGGGAAGTCAGCACCTGGTTCGGCGGTAATTGCTGCGTTCCCAGTGCCTGACGTAACAATCCGAATACGATCACGAACCGGATAAAACAGGTCGTCATGATCAGAATCGAGGGAGCCAGACTCAAAACGGTCAGTAACAGAAACAGCTTGAGGGTCGAATTCAAACCTTCCGGCGACGTCATCTGTTCCACGTCCAGCAGCTCGGGAACTCCTGATTTCTCAGCAGATGCAGGCTGCACGTTGGGATCAGCCTGCGCCGGGAAATTCTGCAGACTCTGACTGCCGACTCCCTGGTTAGAGAGTGCCTGATTCTGGGCTGTGGTCTGTGCCTGCAGAGTGTCTGTTCCTGTCAGTAACCAGCACAGACACAACCAGGCTCCCAGATTTCGGAGCTGCCCCCCCCCGCTCCGCTTAAACATGATCGCGGTCCCCGGTTTCATTCAGGGAATGACGGGAGGGCTGTAACAGTTTCTGCTGCAACCGGGACATGGCAGAATCAAATTCGGGATATTCGTCCTGAGTTGTTTCAGGCTCCGCTTCAGAACGTACCGGAGGTTGCACACGTTCCGGCTTTCGCTCAGTTCGCGCTGGTGGCGTTTTTTGCTGAGTAGATTGAAACAGGTTCAGGAACGACTGATTTGCACGAGACGAGTCTGCCTGCTCGCGACACATACCCGTAATCAGATCGACTTCGACCGGATCCAGCACTTCGCTCAAGGTCTCCAGACCCGCGGGCGATGATCCCAGAATCAGGATCCGATTACCGCATCTCACAAAGTGAATGGTCTGGCGGGCATCCAGCGGCCGTTTTCCCAGAACCTCGAGCACTTCGCGAGGCAGCGTTTTCGCAGACAAAAGATTATGTTTTTTCATCACTTTAGCAGCGATCAGGATAATACCGATCACCAGTGCCAGCGCACCGAATGTCCCCCAGATGGAAGGCACGCGTCGCGGAGATGCCTGATCTTCCGCTGTTGAGTTCGCCTGTTTCTGTCGATCCAGGGGAGTAATCGGATTCGCAGCTGACTTTGCTTCTGAGGGCATTCTCTGTTGAGGCAGACTGCGCGTCTGAGAGGGAGCGATTCCGGAATTAACCGGCTGCGGCCGATTCAGACTCTCCCGACCAATGGTAGTCGGAGTCACTCCCCGTTGTGCCGTCCGGGAATACGTATTGGGATTACCGGACATTTCACGAGGCTGGCGAAATTCAGATGGCCGCGACTGATACGCAGGTTCGGCTGCCTGGCTTCGCACCGCTGAGATCAGCAGGCAGAGCAACGTCAGTACGGCAAGAATGCAAAGACGAATCATGGAATCCTTTACGTCGCCTCTTACGGGATTGGGGCTCACTCAGCCGGGAAACTCCCTTCCCCGGCATCACTCTTAAAGTTCGGGAGAAATAATCTCGGCAACACGGACACAAAAATTATCGTTCAGCACCAGGACTTCACCCCGGGCTATAATGCGGCCATTCACCAGAATATCGACCGGGTCCCCTGCCAGCTTGTCCAGAGGAACAACCACTCCCTCTTTCATTTTCAGGACCTCTTCGATCAGCAGTTCCGTGCGTCCCAGTTCGATGCACAGATCCAGTTCGACATTCTGCAGAGATGACAGAGCCATCGCCTCTTCCGGGCTGCCTGCCATCGATTCAAAATTCGGAAACTCAAATGCCTTCGTTCCTCCCAGATCTCCGGGGATACCATGGCCGGGCCCCAGGTTGGGAGAAATTGCCGCCGCCAGATTGGCTTCCGCCTGATTCAATAGCGCTTCGGTGTCTGCATGCGATGCGGAAAACGGGCTACCGGACTGATCTGATGACGTACCATGCTGGCTGAACAGTCCATCGATATCATCATTGTTGACGACATTTCCGGAACCCGATGGCTTCGTTCCCTCGCTCGAACCTGCATTCTGCAGCAGCTTCTCGATATCGGAGGGATCCAGCAGATCGTCCCCTGCACTTTCAGAGGCGCTTTCACCAGAGGGAGGTTCTGCAGGCGCATTCTGTCCCTGCGAGTTTAAGAGCTTCTCAATTTCGGAAGGATCCAGAAGATCGTCATTATCTTCAGCCACAATCGTATCCTGTTCTGCCGGGGAGGCACTATTGCGTCATTGTGCGGTATTCACTGATGACCGTCTCAATAACATAGCTCTTCTTGAGAACTTTATTTATCGACTCTTTCATCATCCGTTTCATCGTACTCAACTGGGGATCATTCAGATCTGCCAGGCTCGACTTACGGACAACTTCAATCACAGCCTGCTTGACACGGGCTTTATTCGTCTCTTTAACCATGCTTTCAAAATCGCCGGCTGCGCCCTGCTCGACCAGCGCCACCAGGTTGAAGGTCACGTGGATAGTTGCTCCGGGTTCGGCAATATTGTTCGTCACGCTGAAGTTTTCAATGTTCACTTCAGCCGTGGTAACCTGCAGATTTTCGCTTTCCCTGGAAAGAGATTCTTCCGCGACTTCCGCCGGTTTATCAGGTGTCAACAGCCAGTAGGAGATCCCGACCTGCAGCATGATGACCAGCAGCAACAGGCCACCAATCTTGAGTAACCTGGCCTTGGACTGGCCGGAAGCGACCGCACTCTCTTCGGGGGATGCCACTGCCTCTGTTGCGACACCTGCCTCTTCTGTTTCGGTGTCTGTTGCCACGAGTCTCCTCCTTGAACTCTCGCACTCTGTTGGCGCAGGGGCACATCATGTACCCCTCTGCATCCACTTCGGCGGTTTTGATTAGACCAATCAGGCTCTGTATTTGATTACAAAGCGATTTCCGGAACGCCGATCAGGCAGAATTGATTGTAGAACTCAACGCTTACCTGTCTGCGGAGTGTCTATATACGCATCAATCAAAAATACGTCAACCCGACGATTCAAGTATTGCTCTTGCGGGTCGCGTGTGATGGTCCGTGGCTCAGCATCTCCCACTGAACTGACAATCAGTCGTTCGGGTGCAATTCCCTTGTCCTTAAGGTACTCCGCCACATTTTTGGCCCGATAGAAAGAGAGTTCCTGGGAATCCAGGAACTTTGAGCCCTTTGGTAAAGGCTCTGGCGAGGCATGCCCCCGTACGATCAGCCGATTGGGAGTGGGCAGCAGCACCTCTGCAATCACATCCAGTTTTTTCTTCAGCGCAGGAGTCAGCTCCGCAGAAAACCGATCAAAACAGGCAGCCCCCCCCAGAGTCACCTCGGTTCCCGAATTAATTCGTTCTACCGTATTGAAGGGACCGCCACCTCCCGATGAGTCCGCTTTACCCATTTTAGTCCCCCCGTCGGAGCTGGTTCCTTTGGAGGCGGGCTTACTGCGGTTACTGGTAGGATCCAGCGATTTTCCCGGCACGGCGGCTGTACCGTGATGCGTTCCGAAACGCTCTCGCAGTGAGTCCAGCATGGCACGCACGGATCCTTCGTCGTTACGGATCTCACTCATGGACACCAGCATGATGAAGAAGGTCAGCAGCAGCGACATCATGTCACCATAGGTGACAACCCATTCCGGAACGCCAGGAGGTCCCTCTTCTTCAGGCATCGCCATCTGAATCGCCTCCTTTCCTTCGACCGATTGAGAACATCAGGCAGCCTGACCGTCTTTGCTGACACGCTGGTCTGCCGGCAGGAAAGTATTCAGCTTCTGCTCAATCACTCGGGGATTATCCCCTTCCTGAATTGCAATCAGCCCTTTAATGATGACTTCCCGTACCTGGAATTCCTGTTTACTGTAATAAGCCAGCTTGTCGGCAAAAGGGAGGAAAAACAGGTTCGATACCAGCGCCCCGTACAGGGTCGTGATCAACGCCACCGCCATACCCGGGCCGATGGCTTCAGGGTCATCCATGTTCCCCAGCATGATGATCAGTCCCATCAGGGTTCCGATCATCCCGAATGCTGGTGCGTATCGACCAACAGTATCCATCAGTGATTTGCCGTTTTTATGACGGCCAGCCACAGCTTCCATCTCTGTACGGAGAATCTGTTCCATCAGATCCACGTCGGTCCCGTCCACCGCCATCTGGACGCCGAGCAGAATGAAAGGGTCCTCGATTTCTTCCGTTTTGGCTTCCAGAGCCAGGATACCGTCGCGACGAGCGATTTCAGCAAACTCAACGATCTGAGAAATCACGGGAGCCAGTTCTGGCTGCTTGGGAAAGAAGACTTTTTTCAGTACCTTCGGAAACAGCAGCATCGCTGCCCCCGGAAAGGCAATGAAACAGGCTGCGATCGCCCCACCGACCACCACCGCAGCTGAGGGAATATCGATAAAGGCACTGAAGCTTGACCCTGGCGCAATGAAGATCGCCAGCAGCAGCAAAATGATGCCTGAAACGAGTCCGCCGGCGGTTGCCTTATCCATTTCTATCAAGGTCCCTGATGTCAGTGGACTCACTCAAATCCGGTTCGCAGCAAACCGGAGAGCAGGCCCCTCACCATCACAAGTTATAATTGCTCAATCACTCAGAATCTGTCTCACAGCCCGGGCGCCAGTCGAATCGCACGCGAATAAGCGATCGCACGTTTCACCACTTCTTCCACGCTTTCCCGCACAATCAGGCGATCATCCGAAGTCAAAGTAATAAACGTGTCGGGTCTGCTCTCAATACTCTGAATCAGTTCCGCGTTGACAACAAACTCTTCACCATTCAGTCGGGTCAATTTGATCATGCCACCAGTCTCCCGGGGGCGGTGGTCATACCAGCCCCTCTGCCGGAACCCTGCTTAACCATCCGATTAACGTCCCAGCACCAGCAGTTCGTCAACCAGCTGCTGCACGGAACTGATCACACGTGCGTTCCCTCGATAGTTCGTGGAAGCCACGATCAGGTCAACTAGGTTTCGACCGACGTCGGTGTTGGAAAGTTCAATTGAACCGGCACGAATCGTACCGGCACCAAAGTTACCAGGTGTCACCAGGAACGGAGGACCGGAACTGACCCCTTCCTGGAACGTGGAGTTACCACTTTCCAGTAAACCCTGTGGGTTAGAGAACCGGGCCAGTGTCACCTGTCCCAGCGTCCGGATAATACCGTTGTCAAACACGCCGTTAATAATCCCCGTTTCGTCAATCACGAAACTGGACAGCGTTCCCGGATCCGAACCATCCTGCAGGTCCAGTTTCAGAGTACTCCCCGCCGACGCAGACGAAATACCGGAGATGTTTGAAAGGTCTATGGACACATCCATTTCATCAGCAGCGGTATTGACCCGGCTGATCCCGAATGTAGAAGGGGTGAAGTTAGTCACATTCCCTTTACTGTCGAACGTAATCGTTCCATTGGAAACCGCGATATCACCATCATTGTCATCTGCACTCTCGAGGAAGTAGCGGAAGACAGTATTGTTGGATGATCGTGATTCCAGCGCGCTGGTCATCTTCATCGTCACCGGTTCACCCAGCGAGTCAAAAATCACGAAGTCAGTAATAGCACTTTCACCATTCGCAGACTCACTTTTCGTGAACGTCATCGGTACAGTTGAGCCATCAGAAGTAATATTACCAATGGTTACCGAGATATCATTCACGCTCCCGGAATTCCCCACGATCTGAAAAGCACCACCGGCAGTTACCGTCACTCCTGGTTGAGCGCCTGTGGTCGCATCGTTGGGAATGCCACCCCCATTCTGAATCCCCAGAGTTCGGTCCATAAAGCTGGCAAAATCAGCGGCAGTCGTGGTTCCCGTCACCTGCATGGTCAATGGTTCCAGAGTTCGTCCCCCTTTGCTGGGAGTAAATGACAGTGTTTCTCCCAGGGTAAACAGCGGTGTACCAATCGTTTCTTCAATGTCGGTCAGCAGTGTCGCACCAGTAATGGCTGCGTTCGCGTTTCCGGCATCGGTCAAGTTCCCTGTTGTCAAGATCGAGCCTTGGGTTCCAATTTCCCCGGTCGGCAGTAATGCACCACCAATCTCAACATTCTTGGTCGCCTGGGCCACGTTCAAGTCCCCGAGAGGAACTTTAATATCAGTCAGAGTAGTCTTAACCAGGTTGAAGTCTTCATCGACGCCATACCCCTGAACCAGATAACCGCTCTGGTTGGTCAACAGACTCGAGCTGTTCAATTCGAAGTTACCATTCCGGGAGTAAACCTGACCATCGGGGCTGTCCAGAATAAAGAAACCATCTCCCTGAATCGCGAGGTCGGAGGGGCTCGTACTATTGGTCACACTACCCTGAGTGAAGTCTTTACGAATCGAAGCACTCAAGGCCCCCAGACCGATCTGTCGGGGGTTCGTACCGCCATTTGAGGAGGAAGGACGTGAACCCACACTTAAGGTTCGAGCAAGCTGCGTCGTGAACAGCACATTAGAGGCTTTAAAACCATTAGTGCCAGCGTTGGCGATATTGTTACCCAACACATCGATGCTGGTTTCATTCAGGCTCAGACCACCCAATGATGTATTTAATGCAGACGTCAATCCCATGACAACTCCTCGGTTGAATCAACCAGGTTAATACCCAATCCTTAGGTTCGTTTTTGCGCAGCATCAGTCAGAACCGTACTACAGCAGTATTCTGTGTA is a window from the Gimesia benthica genome containing:
- the flhB gene encoding flagellar biosynthesis protein FlhB, which translates into the protein MAENDTGEKTEDPTDRRRNEAREKGNIAKSTDLNAAGMMLATAGVLYFFAVSLSHDMKNLMEATLTSPVWLRVDTAVIMERVQAIIKQFLQGSALTMLILFIAAVILNIVQVGFMMTPDVLQIKWERLNPIEGAKRIVSIRGLVKLGVSLGKITLLVLIAVWFSYLVFPNFLALMGAPPETIMRDIFNSSIELGILLALALIILGGLDFAFQKWKHEKDLMMSKQEVREEMKSMDGDPLIRQRRREAHRKLALSQELSQVATSDVVITNPTHISIAIKYDPEKMPAPVVVAKGAGEIALQIRKIANEHGIPIIERKPLARQMYRDVKAGEEIPFELYEVFVEIMAYVYNLTGKTMPDAR
- a CDS encoding flagellar biosynthetic protein FliR gives rise to the protein MSALLDQYLLNPILQLAPGQILQWAMLQFYAFTLVLVRISGLMIIGPVFGQPIFPTNIRVLLIVCLSILITPTLHEQVTVGFYQLDANQDHRLSQDEVPAHLQKRFEELLVSSGRQGERELTVNDYRFVTHMPASLLDYAWSILGELTLGFALGLGVFLILLSLQMAGQMIDQQAGMALGEVFNPGFDMNASLSGQYLYYVGIAVFLLMEPINGHLLMLSALIDTFQIFPVGEGIVSTNTLDLLQSLMHQSLVLSIKVAAPLLAISALISLAMGYLGHTVPQINVLVIGFPIRAIVSLVVLIFTLSGAADIVVESIPSAIDQISRSTVM
- the fliQ gene encoding flagellar biosynthesis protein FliQ, translated to MDTSTVVDLGREGLLIMLEVSGPVMLTAVVVGLVISIGQAVTQIQDQTISFVPKIIMMVLAILYTLPWITALMMEYSTSLITNIPSRL
- the fliP gene encoding flagellar type III secretion system pore protein FliP (The bacterial flagellar biogenesis protein FliP forms a type III secretion system (T3SS)-type pore required for flagellar assembly.), yielding MFKRSGGGQLRNLGAWLCLCWLLTGTDTLQAQTTAQNQALSNQGVGSQSLQNFPAQADPNVQPASAEKSGVPELLDVEQMTSPEGLNSTLKLFLLLTVLSLAPSILIMTTCFIRFVIVFGLLRQALGTQQLPPNQVLTSLSLFLTFMVMAPIWEKAYEEGIVPYTNQTQQAPVSLEDAFEKTVAPLRKFMSDQIELTGNSDTVWMFLDYQRPLPGSPGAAEYKAPSDYDEVPLSVLLPAYMLSEVKTAFLIGFQLYLPFIVIDMVISSILISMGMMMLPPVLISLPFKILLFVLIDGWLLTVGMLLESIRAVG
- a CDS encoding FliO/MopB family protein, yielding MIRLCILAVLTLLCLLISAVRSQAAEPAYQSRPSEFRQPREMSGNPNTYSRTAQRGVTPTTIGRESLNRPQPVNSGIAPSQTRSLPQQRMPSEAKSAANPITPLDRQKQANSTAEDQASPRRVPSIWGTFGALALVIGIILIAAKVMKKHNLLSAKTLPREVLEVLGKRPLDARQTIHFVRCGNRILILGSSPAGLETLSEVLDPVEVDLITGMCREQADSSRANQSFLNLFQSTQQKTPPARTERKPERVQPPVRSEAEPETTQDEYPEFDSAMSRLQQKLLQPSRHSLNETGDRDHV
- the fliN gene encoding flagellar motor switch protein FliN encodes the protein MAEDNDDLLDPSEIEKLLNSQGQNAPAEPPSGESASESAGDDLLDPSDIEKLLQNAGSSEGTKPSGSGNVVNNDDIDGLFSQHGTSSDQSGSPFSASHADTEALLNQAEANLAAAISPNLGPGHGIPGDLGGTKAFEFPNFESMAGSPEEAMALSSLQNVELDLCIELGRTELLIEEVLKMKEGVVVPLDKLAGDPVDILVNGRIIARGEVLVLNDNFCVRVAEIISPEL
- a CDS encoding OmpA/MotB family protein, with the translated sequence MAMPEEEGPPGVPEWVVTYGDMMSLLLTFFIMLVSMSEIRNDEGSVRAMLDSLRERFGTHHGTAAVPGKSLDPTSNRSKPASKGTSSDGGTKMGKADSSGGGGPFNTVERINSGTEVTLGGAACFDRFSAELTPALKKKLDVIAEVLLPTPNRLIVRGHASPEPLPKGSKFLDSQELSFYRAKNVAEYLKDKGIAPERLIVSSVGDAEPRTITRDPQEQYLNRRVDVFLIDAYIDTPQTGKR
- a CDS encoding motility protein A, whose translation is MDKATAGGLVSGIILLLLAIFIAPGSSFSAFIDIPSAAVVVGGAIAACFIAFPGAAMLLFPKVLKKVFFPKQPELAPVISQIVEFAEIARRDGILALEAKTEEIEDPFILLGVQMAVDGTDVDLMEQILRTEMEAVAGRHKNGKSLMDTVGRYAPAFGMIGTLMGLIIMLGNMDDPEAIGPGMAVALITTLYGALVSNLFFLPFADKLAYYSKQEFQVREVIIKGLIAIQEGDNPRVIEQKLNTFLPADQRVSKDGQAA
- a CDS encoding flagellar FlbD family protein; translation: MIKLTRLNGEEFVVNAELIQSIESRPDTFITLTSDDRLIVRESVEEVVKRAIAYSRAIRLAPGL
- a CDS encoding flagellar hook-basal body complex protein gives rise to the protein MGLTSALNTSLGGLSLNETSIDVLGNNIANAGTNGFKASNVLFTTQLARTLSVGSRPSSSNGGTNPRQIGLGALSASIRKDFTQGSVTNSTSPSDLAIQGDGFFILDSPDGQVYSRNGNFELNSSSLLTNQSGYLVQGYGVDEDFNLVKTTLTDIKVPLGDLNVAQATKNVEIGGALLPTGEIGTQGSILTTGNLTDAGNANAAITGATLLTDIEETIGTPLFTLGETLSFTPSKGGRTLEPLTMQVTGTTTAADFASFMDRTLGIQNGGGIPNDATTGAQPGVTVTAGGAFQIVGNSGSVNDISVTIGNITSDGSTVPMTFTKSESANGESAITDFVIFDSLGEPVTMKMTSALESRSSNNTVFRYFLESADDNDGDIAVSNGTITFDSKGNVTNFTPSTFGISRVNTAADEMDVSIDLSNISGISSASAGSTLKLDLQDGSDPGTLSSFVIDETGIINGVFDNGIIRTLGQVTLARFSNPQGLLESGNSTFQEGVSSGPPFLVTPGNFGAGTIRAGSIELSNTDVGRNLVDLIVASTNYRGNARVISSVQQLVDELLVLGR